The following nucleotide sequence is from Emys orbicularis isolate rEmyOrb1 chromosome 21, rEmyOrb1.hap1, whole genome shotgun sequence.
TAGGCCACTTGGGGCGATCAGCAGCCACCCTcgaagtggggcggggggagggggctccattTGTGTGATGAGTTTCCTGGGTCTCGGGCAAacccccagcaagcaggtgcctgcaGCGGCCAGGCCTGGGCCCCAGTGGGAGCACTGAGCGCCAGCGCCGGAGGGCAGAGCCCGGTGGATCAGGCCCCCGGGTACGGAACAgaaccaccccaccccacagctgggGGTTGTACTGAGCTTAACCAAAGTCACCCCCAAAGATGGGAAACCGTGAATCTGGGCCGGCTtcaggctagaacccaggagtcctggctcccagcccccctgctctaaccactagaccccactccctcccagagctggggatagaacccaggagtcctagctcccagccccccattctaaccactagactccactcccctgcCACAGAGGTTCCCTGCTTACTTGTGTCCGACCAGATGTCGTAGAAGCCCCCAGCCGGCTCGGCTCCCGCACCCTGGCCATGCGAGGCCTCTGCTGTTGCTGGCCGTGCTTTCTGCAGCCGGGCCTGGAGGAGGCGCTGCTCTCGGGGCACCACGCCCCGCTCTGCCAGCTTCTCCCGCAGCCGCTGCTTCCGTTTCAGCTTCTTCCCGTTGGGGACCTGGTGGGCCAAAATGCTGCCAAGGGGAGTGGGACAGGATGAGGGCGGCTTAGGCctctgggccagcagggggcacttggCCTCCCTTGGTGTGAGATGGACATATACCCCCCCAgtgccagggatagaacccaggcgtcctggctcccagccccctgctccaaccactagacccactCCTCTTCCAAACCCAGCACCCCCGCTTCTGCATTGCTATTATCCCAGTTTtgccaatggggaaactgaggcacgaagtgctgagacttgcccagggtcccccaGAGAACCACCCATGACCCACGTGGGGacggctccccagcccagcacgCTACAGTCTACACACGGGAGAGACAGAGAGCCACCGATACCGtcccaccagcccagcccccgccccgggCGGGACACTCACTCTTTGGGAGCGGGCACCTTGGAATCCGGCTGCAGGATGAGGTCTATCCGCAGGGGCTTCTCTCTGCCTTGGTTCAGCTCCCGGTCTGGGGCGAGGAGGGGAGACACGGATGGGCGGGTGGCCACATGCTCTGCAGCACCCCGGGGACGCAAGGATGCCCCAAATGGCATTGCCCCCCCGCCACGGAGTATTGCGTCtcatcaatccccccccccctttccctggcaCTCACCGTCTGTGGAGCTCACAGCGCCATTTTAAcaatggggaaaccaaggcaccaAGAAGGGGTCACCCCACAGCAGGGtttgggattagaacccaggagtcccgactcCTAGTCGAGCGCTCTACTCACTAGGCCCCCTGGCTTCCCAGTATCTTGTGGGATTCCTACACCCAGCCCTTAGTGCGTCCGGCCGCTCCCAGCGCTTTCTCCAAGCAGCCCCCCCCGGTTCGCTATGCGTGATGAGCGACTCACTACCGACCCACGGCAAAGCTTCCTCAAGCTGCTTGTGATTTTGTGGGCCCCCGATTCCAGATGCCTTAGGGGGCTTGACGTTCAGGCTGTGctgagtccccccaccccccaaggcacCCCGTGAAATCACATGTCGCTTCGGAAGGCCTCGGCCTGCAGCTGCCGCAAGCCAGAGGGGAAGGTTACGGTAGCATCTAGAGATCTCAGTGGAGATCAGCGCCAGGCGCTGcacgcagcccctgccagcgacagaaggggaaactgaggcatgcagacAAGGGGACCCCCACAGCACTGGCtaactcccccccactccctcaccTTTCTCCTCACTCCCCGTGTCCAGGAAGAAGAGGCTCTCGTCCGGCTTCTCGGCCACCAGGCCCCTGGGGAGCGAAGGGGAGAGATGCCCCGTTACTCCCACATGCTGGGGAGGGACCAATGAAGCCCCGATCCCCTCAGCAGGTCCAAAATGCCCCCCCCAGTCCGGACCATAGGTGCCCACCCACCTCACAGCTCCCCACTTCTCATCCTCGCTCTCAGACCCGACGCCCAAGGGCCCCCCCATCAACTCTCCCCTAGCCAgccccccttttctcctctccaaaTTCTACCCATGTCCACCCCTCTCGCTAGACCCTCCCCAgtcctacaccccccccccacgcttcTGGGCCCTCTTGACACCcctcagcagcccccccccccccggcacctatGAGGATCCTTGAGGTCTCCCACCCCCCTTTGCCCCCAGATTCTCCATCACCCCAAACCCATGAGATCTTCTCCAGCTTCCCCCTTTCATGTAGCCTACCTtccccgacacccccccccccaggaccccctcaCATCCCACACCAGTGCCTATCACCCAATCTCTTACCAGgagcccccccagctcaccccacaaggcctccccacaccccccccaataCTCATCCCCAACAATCACGGTCTCGCCCCGGCCCCTCACCCCGCCAGGGGCCCCCCAATTCTCTCCCATTCCCAGGGCTCCAACTTCCTCCCTTCTCTGCCCCaatccccccaccctgccccctttccagcccccacctcctcctgcccccacctcgtcttcctcccaggacccctcagcctgcccaaaccctccacccccactcccagctcccccgTCCGAGCCCCTTCTCCCAGGCCCCCCAcggccctcactccctcccccctcggtcccctcttcctcccaagtccctcccacccctcatcgccccccagcgccccacattccccccgcccccccactcccctcatcacccctgtgcgccccccattgcctccccactcccctccggcgcccccctactccccccagctcccctccttgccccctggagccccctcccactgccgccctcctcctcccctcatcaCCCCCCCGGGCGCCCCCCCTCGCCCCCGCCCCTCACCCGGCCGCGCGCTGCTGCAGCCCCACGTCCTCCAGGAAGGCGCCCAGCTCCCGGCCCAGCTGGGCCTCGGGCCCCCGCCATCGCTTCCAGCTTTTCTTCCGGTTGCGGCTGCCCCGGGCCCGCCGCTTGCCGGGGGCGCCGGGATCGCGGGACCCGGCCCGGAAGCCCAGGAAGCCCGAGGCGGCCGCGCCGCTGCGAGCCTCCGTGGGCGCCGCCATCTTGGTAAAGGAAGGAAACGCAAGGCCGGAAGTGCCGGTTAAACTACTTCCGGCTGGCCCCGCCATCTTGGTATAGGAGAAAGATGAGGGCGACGGCGGAGGGTTTTTATCCGCAGATTCCACactccctcaaaaaaaaaaaaaaaaaaaaaatccccgcCTTCCATGGCACCACCGCCCCCTCTTCCGGACAATGGGAACCCGGACTAAGGGACGATTAATTTTTTGGTCGCTGGATTGGTATCGGAATCAGCAGATTCGACAGCCAAGCCCATCTCTGGAGACGCTGAAGAGGCCCGGCAGGCTGCGCagggggcagatgtggggctgggggcgggcgcTAGTAAGTAACATCTGGAATAGGGCGGGGAATAATGGGGCTGTCATTGCACCTCCcagcctgagccccttcccagtTACATAGGTATCAATCCAGTTTCACACCCCTCCCTACATTTCCCGCTGGGCATCCAGATTCCCGGGTGCAAATCCAGATTCATCCCCAGGTTCCCTGGTGGGAATCCAGATTAATACCCCTGATTCCTGTGTGCAAATCCAGATTAATACCCCAGATTCCCAGGTGCAAATCCAgattcccccccgcccagggtgaccagaggtcctgattttatagggacagtcccgatatttggggctttgtcttatataggctcctattaccccccacaccctgtcccgatttttcacacttgctgtctggacaCCCTCCCCCCGCACATCGATTTCCCGTTGTAAATCCGGGTTCCGTTCTCCGTGTAAATGCAACTTCACAATTCACTCTCCAGTCAGCCACGAGGGGGCAGGACCACCCCACTGGTGCCGCTCTCCTAGGGCTGGGCTTTGGGTGGGGCCCTGCCCGGGGCTGTGATTATATTTTTCCTGCCCCTCGTTAATGGTCGAACCGTTTTCATCAGAGATTTTCCACATTTGGAAATGAAGAGAGGAGGATCCACCACCTCCCACCCACGATGCCTGATTCCCTTCTCACTGACCCAGCGTAACTCCCCGGGCGCCGATTCCCGTCTGCCTGActccggtgtaaatcaggaatgcaGGGTGGCGCTGGCTGGGTTGGCTGGCACTGACGGGGGCCGTGTCTCTGGCAAGGCAAGGGGGGCACGGTGTGCTGGGGGGGATCTGCAGGTGGTGTGTAAAAACTAGAGAGCGGGTGTCCCCCCACAGAACCGCCTGGCTGCACACAATGGGGTCAGGGCTGCAGGTAGTAACAGGACATTGACAGTgtgaatccccccacccccaaaatcacatgcacacacacacacacacacaaaactacttCCAGCTGGTCCCACCAgaacatgcacacacaaagcaCAGAACACATGCGCACAGACCCACACAACATGCACATACAAAACACATACATAAACAAAACACATGCataacatgcacacacaaacaaacacacacaaaaaacatgcacacacaaaatatgCACACGCAAAACATACATAATATGCAAATACAGCACATGGCCATACAAACCACATGCACACAAACCACAGCACAAGGACAGATGCACACACAACACATGTGCGCACCTACACACACACTGCTCAGCCTCTTCAGAAGCAGTggatccacacacaccccgccctggctgcttgctgttttcttttaataAGCTGAGGCTTGTCCTGGCCTAACCCACAGCTGTTTTCCAAAGCGAGGGTGGCCCTTCTCCCCACTGGGGCCTGCATCTGCCAGCActggggtgggtgtgtgggggtggcacGGAAGGGCGGGGCTGCCCTTTCCCCCCACACGTGTGTTTCACATCCAGACGGGGCTCTTGAAAACTGTAACTACTGGGGCGGAAAATCCAGAGAACGGGGTCTAAAGGGAATGAATGATGGAGCTGTGGCTAACGCACAGGACTCCtcggttctgtccccagctctgggaggggagtggggtctagtggttagagcagggggctgggaaccaggattcCTACCTCTGACTATCCGTGTGTCCTTGGACAAGaccccccttccccttctctgtgTCTCATTTTCTGCTCCAACCCGGCGTCCTTTATCTGGGGGTCAGGGCCCGTGTGTGCCCAGGGCCATGACTGAGCAAGGCTGGGAACGTGGCCGAGCTGGAGGGGACTCAGCGGGGTGAAAGGGACCAGAGGTGCCTCTTGGCTTTAGCTTCCATCCCCCGCTGGCCCCAAGGGAGGCACTGGCAGGGTcctgggatggggatggagggtttggaacccctccccccccgacacacacacacacacacacacacacacacacacacacactttccgcTGCATGGACACCCCTGCACTCCCCGCCGGCCCGGCCCTCCCGTTTTTCCCAAGCCACGCTGAGGAATGCAAGTTTCCCttggccagggctcctgggtcctGGCAGCCACCCAGGGGGGTGAGTCACCGGCCAGAGATGCGCGCTCCACCCTGTAGTGCAAAGGTGAGGAGGGagctgaatacacacacacacccccgggaaCACTGCCTGTGCCGGACAGTCTGTTCCCGGGGCGGCTCCCCATCATCGGGGCTGCAGGCTCGtccatcccccagcccagcctcatcCCGCTCCTGCCCAGGGGTCTCCACACTGCCCAGGGGATGGCCGATCGGGAGCCGGGGAgcagcctcccaccccccaactagCTCCTGGGGACCCCACCTGGGGGCTGAGAATCTGCCCACAATGCACAGCCGCCCCCCTtgccccccatcctccccctctGCCAGGGGGGTTCGGATCAGTGAGGGGGGAGGCAGGATACCAGGGTGGATGGGCCCAGTGGTggcagggacggggagggggaggaagtggggggcgGGAATGCCGGGCAAGGCAGGCCACTGGGCTGATCGGGGTGAGGGGGGTACCTGGCTGACGGGCCCCAGGGCTGGCGCAGGACAGCAGGATCCAGAAGCAGAGGGCCAGGCCGCGGGCTGCTAGCCCCACTCCGATTCCACGCGGCGGCCGGCTCCGGGGCCGAGCATCAGGGGCCACATCAGTGGGTAAATGCGAGATCTCTTTATTGCAGAAGGACCGATATCAATACAGCCCCGGGGGCAGAGGAGACGACGCACAGAGAGTCCTGGAGCCCGGCTCGCACACACCGAGGGGGAAAGACCTCCTGGGGCTTCAGCTGGGCTCAGGCCGCGCGTTCCCCGCAATGGGCCAAGGCCAGGTCCCAGCCGTATCTGACCCTAGATCCGGAGGGACTGTAACGACCGAGGCTGGGAGAGAGACGGGGCTTGCAGGGGGAGCCCCCCAACCTGGTCACCTGACCAGCGCTGCATTAGCCCCCCTCATCCCTCCGACCACTATCCTGCCCCCGGGATGGGGAACCGAGGGCCTGAATCTCAGTTGCCCCATCCGAGCACTTGGGGATGGGATGGCCGGGGGGCAGCTGGTGTAAAGTAGAGCGGCTTCAGGGCTGCTGTgacccatgctctgcccccaaTAGGCCCTGGTTAAACCGCAGAGTAAATGAGCGTTTTGCCATAACAATACCAAGGAGCTGCCCCCCCCAGCgcatgggaggggggagcagtggggtgtgTCGGGGGCATGAAGCGCAGGGTGGCTAGTCTGATACACGGGGTCAATATACACAAAGCATCTGGCTGGAGGGGAAATTCCCCCCCGGATACGAGTCACAGACCCACTTCCTGGATGGGTCTGAATGGGCCCGATCGGGCTCAGACGGGGCGGCTGGCCCCTTGAAGCGTGAGTGGATTGCATGGCTGGTACAGTGCGGGGTGCAGTGCCGCCTGCTACCACTAGGGCGGGGGCGTCCAGCGGGGCTGCAGTCCCCTCAGTGTGTAATACCCCAGGCTGCCACCAGGGGGCAGGCGAGCTGCAGGGCCATACAGGGATATGTGGGGCTAAttggcaggccctgccccctgctggtggagGGGTTGTTACCTGCAGCCCTCCCGGCTGTTCCGGGAACTGGGCTCAGACCCCCACAAACCCCTAGGGTAGCTTTGCCCCAGGCCACCCTCAGGGCTGGATCTGGGTCCAAGGGGCCTGATGCCGGCCCCTGCCTGGCACCACGGATCGCAGGCGGGACATGGGCACGGAGGACGCCAGGGGGCAGCGCCAGGGTATGACTTGCACTAACCCAGCCTGGCTCTTTGTCCCCCCCAAGTGGCGGGTCGGGGGAGAGCGGCTCGTGGCTTGCAGGCCCCGGGTTCGATCCCCACCCACCAGCGTGGCTGGTGCCTCGGGGATCGGGGAGCACGGCAAGtccccccacacactttaacATGGCGACTGCCCCGGGGCCCGTCAAGTCTCCCCCCAAATGACCTGGGGCAGCTGGAGGTCCGGGCAGGGTCCAGCTCGCggcctctctcttctctcctggTGGACAGGCCACGTGGTGTGTGTCTTGGGGGGATCCGGGGCTGGCAGCTCCCCGCTGGCCCCGCTTCGTGCCCCGGTGGCAGGACGGAGACGGTGAAGGTATCCCAGGGCGGCTGGCTGgggaggcctgatcctgcatcgaTGAGGGTCCTAAATTACTCCCTCGCCGGGTGGGGGTGAGGCTGGTTCGCTGACGCTGGAAAGGGGGGGAATCGGGGTCGCCTGGAGCAGTTCAGcctggcacgggggggggggggggggcagggtctcccGGAGCAGTTCAGCCTggcacgggggcgggggggggggggagaaccggGGCCCGTTACTCGGCCGAGCCCTTCTGCCTTCTCTTGGAGGGGGGCACCAGGTGGCGGGGCAGGTCGGCGGGCAGGCCGTGCCCCTCCAGCTTGACCTCAATGAGGTGGCTGGCCAGGGCGAACTCCTCGTCGTCCAGCATGCCGTCCCGGTCCACGTCGCTCAGCTTCCAGATCTTGCCGAGCACCGAGTTGGGCAGCTTGGTGGCCACCATCCAGCTCTTGGCCTTGGTGCCGCTCAGCTTCCCGTCCAGGGGCGAGAGGTTGTAGAAGATCTCGTCGTACTTGGGCTTGTCCTTGGTCACCACCCAGTCCTCGTCGTCTGCCCCCTCGTAGGCGCCGTCGGCCAGGCCCTCCACGAAGGGGCCGTTGTGGGTGATGTCGAAGGCCCCCCCCTGCACCGCACCCTCCGGCGTCTCCAGCTCCTCCTGGCGCAGTAGGGGCATCAGCCGGGCGATGTCGCCCGTCAGCATCTCGTCCAGCCCCTCCAGCAGCCGCGGCTTCAGCGCGTGGAACTTGGTGAAGTCGTGAACCATCAGCAGCTCCTGCGAGTGGGGGGGCGGTCAGCAATGGGGGGAGCACGGGCCAGTCCGGCctggcaccccctccccatggcccagtatagcctggcccctgcccacgGCCCAGTCCAGCCGGGCCCCCTCCCCACGGCCCAGtatagcctggcccctgcccacgGCCTAGTATagcctggccccctccccacagcccagtcCAGCCGGGCCCCCTCCCCACGGCCCAGTCCAGCCGGGCCCCCTCCCCACGGCCCAGTATagcctggccccctccccacgGCCCAGTCCAGCCGGGCCCCCTCCCCACGGCCCAGTATagcctggccccctccccacgGCCCAGtatagcctggcccctgcccacgGCCCAGTCCAGCCgggccccctccccatggcccaGTCCAGCCGGGCCCCCTCCCCACGGCCCAGtatagcctggcccctgcccacgGTCCAGTCCAGCCGGGCCCCCTCCCCACGGCCCAGTCCAGCCGGGCCCCCTCCCCACGGCCCAGTATagcctggccccctccccacggcccagtccagcctggccccctccccacagcccagtcCAGCcgggccccctccccacagcccagtaTAGCCTGGTCCCCTCCCCACGGCCCAGTATAGCCTGGTCCCCTCCCCACGGCCCAGTCCGGCCTGGCACTGTCCCTCCCCTACACCTAACTTGGCCCAGCCCCACCCGCTGTCCCCATGGCGGGGGGTAGCCTGCAGGAGCCAGGCCCGGCTCTCACCTGCATCTTGCCGCAGTCGGGGAAGTCGCCGGGCGAGATGTGATGCTCTAGCTGGATCTTGGCGAAGATGACGGGCAGCTTGGCGATCAGGTGCTTCTTCTTGTTGTCCTTCCCGAACACCGAGGGCATCTCCTTCTTCAGGTGGCTGATGATGTGGGCGTGGACCTGGGGGGGCCGAGGGGGCGTCAGCCAGGGACTGGGGGGCGGGGACCCACCTGCAGGGGCTGCCCCCAGAACGAGcaggcatgccccccccccccccacggtgcCAAACTCAGCTCCCACCCCTGCTGCTCGGAGCCACTGGGTTTGCTGGCGGAGCTGTCAATTATacagaccccttcccccccaccacctaGCATGGCCCTCCCCCACActatcttcctcccctcccccatggcccaGCATCGCCctcccccacactgcccagcctggcccagcatcgccccccccagccccggtggGCCACGccagctcccggtcagcagctcttcctgcccccccccccccccccgccccgcagtgACCCAGAGCTCCGCTCCCTCGGCTTCCGCAGGAAGGATCCGTCTGGGGCAGTTGGGCAGGGCAGGGTCCCCACCCTCACACCGGAACGggccccccagccccgggctaATGCCGCCTGGCTCACAACATGGCCCGGGACattggcctgggagccaggactcctgggttctagcctcggctctgggaggggaggggaggggggtctagtggttagagcaggggggctgggagccaggactcctgggttctctctccggcTTTGGGAGGGGGGGTCTAGTAACAatcaggggggctgaggaggtgattTATAAGGAAAGATTTAACAACCCAAATCCAGCTAAaatacacggggggggggggggactatgggcccctgctgcagcccccctgGGGGAGTTTAGCCCCTGAGCTcttgggggctggggctctcTGTCCCCGCCTTCCTCCAgcactggccctgccctgccagggCCACAACCCGCCTGCCCTTCCCCGCTGCCCCCAGCCGCGCGCCAGCCCTGGCTCCACGGAccgggccctgccctgcctttccccgctgcccccagctgtgcaccagccctggctccatggaccgggccctgccctgcctttccccgctgcccccagctgtgcaccagccctggctccatggaccgggccctgccctgcctttccccgctgcccccAGCTGTGCACCAGCCCTGGCTCCACGGAccgggccctgccctgcctttcCCCGCTGTCCCCGGCCGTGCGCCAGCCCTGGCTCCACGGAccgggccctgccctgcctttccccgctgcccccAGCTGTGCACCAGCCCTGAGACGTCAGGGAATTTGCTGCCTCATGTCCCCCGGTGCTGCGCTTCGCGGCcttccctctgtggagaaagagggGCTCAGGAAAATCTGCGCCCCAAAGCCTTGGGTGGGCTTTGGGGGCTGGGTGAACGCTAGGCGGGAAGGGGGCCGCAGACAGCTGCTCTGGGAGTAAACACCGGCTGAATGTTGCCCCTTGATCCCCCCAGGGTGAGGACGGGCACCGCAGGTCCCGCCGGCACAGATGGCAGCTGAACCCATATGTTTTAGTGGTTAGGAgcacggggctggggctcagtactcctgggttctcgtcctgcctctgctgggccaccttgggccagtcactgcCCCACTCTGGGCCTCGGTTTCTGTTGAGTTAAAGTGtgagcgcctggcacaatgggggggcCGGATCTCGGTCGGGGtgtgggcagcgcccggcaccacAGGGCCCCAACTTACTGTGACCTTAAGAAAGCGACTCAGcgcctttgtgcctcagtttcccctctgcatTAAGGCTCCGGCCCAGACGCCAATGTCGTGGGGGCACGGGGCAGATGAACGTCTCCGCTCGATTGCgacgccggggccggggccgagggGCGGGCGTCCGGGCTCCGTGACCCAGGCGGTTGTTGGCAGCCGGCTGTGGAAAGTGCTCAGCGGCTGTTCCATGGACGTTCTGTTCCCTGGCTCCGGCTGCGGCCGGGAGGAAATTGCCACTCGGGAGCCCGGGCCGCACAAAGGGCCCCGGGGAGCCGGCGCAGCAGGTGGCAGGAAAAGATAAGGCCGCGCGGGAGGGAAAGAGGCCGCGAAAGCCAATCTGGCGCTTCCTCTTGGGCCAATGGAGGAGCCTCATTAACACTCCCCCACGTCACTGGGGGCTCGGGGAGAGGAACCTGCGTTACTGAAGGGGCCGCgccctcgggggtgggggtgtcactTTCCAAAAGTCTGTTAGAATAGGGAACGGGGGGCAGGGTATGGGacctggggcctttcccctctaaagggtgcgggctctgatccggctccagggcaggggcctttcccctctagggggcgctggccctGATCCGGTCgaggggctggggccggagaACCAGGgcaggggcctttcccctctagggggcgctggccctGATCCGGTCgaggggctggggccggagaACCAGGgcaggggcctttcccctctagggggcgctggtcCTGATCCGGttgcggggctggggccggagagttggggcctttcccctctagggggcgctggccctGATCCGGCCGCGGGGCTGAGGCCGGAGAGCCAGGAGCCGGGGCTGGAAGTTCGCCGTGCCCGGGGTCGGTGGCTCTGAGCGTGGCCAGCCCAACTCCCACCAGCAAACGAGTCACCCaggggctgccccctccccagcctggctgaaGCAAGAAGAcattgtggggggcgggggggctgtggccCCCAAACATGGGGCAAAGCGGCTGCCCGCTCACTGGtgtgcccccagggcagggcacgGCTGGAATCCGGCTGCCAGgactgggtggggctgggacaggatGGGGGGCCGGGTCGCTCggagctccctgcccagcccagcctcccctggccccacATACCCTGGCGAGGGGGGCTCCCCCTTCAGGCACAGGGCCAGggaccagccctgcccctgccaggtGCTAAGGTGAGCGCCCAGCCCCCGCCGCGTCTGCTCAAgtgtggggggcagcagcagggggttgggaaacCAAGGCCTAGGCTTGTGGGGGTGTCAGTGCCCccccaaaatggaggcacccGTCGTTAGAGGCGGTTTTAGGGGATCTGGATAGAGGCATTTCTCAGGCTGGGGGGCCCTGTTGCTCAGGAGGGGGTCCCCGTTtctcaggctggggggcagggaggactgTTACTCGATCACAGCTGCGGAAGGCTCTGCCACATGGGAAACCCTTAACGAGGAAACCATGCGCaggatgcaggggtggggggcttgcAAACCCCGTAACGCCCCCCCCATGGGGACAGGGCCATTGTTCAGGGCAGGACAGCcaagttttggggggaggggtctggagcCATCTGCTGCCTAAGAGTCACAGCCCTGAAATGATATGGGGGGGTGTAGGAAACAGCCCCAAAAGCTGCCCTCAGAGACTCCCCCCAAactcagggggtgcagggccccaaTGGGCAGGAGACCCACCAGCTAACAGAGAATGTGAGACCTCACCCCGCAGCCAAGGGGTCTCTAATCACTAGCCCTCCCCtccctgggaacagaacccaggagtcctggttcccagcccctgctctaaccaccagacccccctccccacgcCACGCCAAGCCAGGCCAGGccaaggatagaacccaggagtcctgggtggCCAGGGGCTCCTTGCTCCCTCAccttgctccccctgccccctcagtcCCCCTGTCTCTCTTGGtgccccccactcaccccactagaactcccctccctctcccctcagtccccccacctgcctagatccccccgcccccctcagtgCCCTCCACCGACTACCCCAGAGCCCCTTTCCACGCCCCTTGGTCCCCCTGCCCACCTAGATACCCTGCCCCCCTCAGTGCTCCCCACACACCTCCCCAGAGCCCCTTTCCACGCCCCTGGTCCCCCTGCCCGCCTAGGTCCCATTGTCCCtctcagtgccccccccccctcggccccCCCGCTCACCCTGACGAGCCGGGCTCTCTTGACCAGGTCGTTGAGCTTGCGGAGGGCCGAGTTGCGGGGCAGGTTCTGGATGTCCTGGAACAAGTCCTGCTCCTCCAGCTCGAAGAGCCGCCGGTTGTCGGAGACGAGCAGCGGCTCGGCCCAGAAGGAGCCAATGAAGACACGCAGCACCTCGGGGGTGTTGAACACCTTCCCCAGGGACCACATGAGGGCCCCATAGACCCGCATCAGCTGCTGCGTATCCACCATGTCGGCCTTGTTCAGGACCACCCGGATCTTGTCCTCGTTGCCCTTCAGGGCTCGGATGGCCTCCGAGAACTCGTCCGAGATCTCCAGCTTGTGGGCGTCGAAGAGCAGGATGATACG
It contains:
- the EHD2 gene encoding EH domain-containing protein 2 translates to MFSWMRKNEKKTPEVIHTVTEGLKNLYKKKLLPVEEFYRFHDFHSPALEDADFDNKPMVLVVGQYSTGKTTFIKYLLEQDIPGSRIGPEPTTDSFIAVMHGETEGIIPGNALIVDPKKPFRKLNPFGNTFLNRFMCAHLPNQVLESISLIDTPGILSGAKQRVCRGYDFPAVLQWFAERVDRIILLFDAHKLEISDEFSEAIRALKGNEDKIRVVLNKADMVDTQQLMRVYGALMWSLGKVFNTPEVLRVFIGSFWAEPLLVSDNRRLFELEEQDLFQDIQNLPRNSALRKLNDLVKRARLVRVHAHIISHLKKEMPSVFGKDNKKKHLIAKLPVIFAKIQLEHHISPGDFPDCGKMQELLMVHDFTKFHALKPRLLEGLDEMLTGDIARLMPLLRQEELETPEGAVQGGAFDITHNGPFVEGLADGAYEGADDEDWVVTKDKPKYDEIFYNLSPLDGKLSGTKAKSWMVATKLPNSVLGKIWKLSDVDRDGMLDDEEFALASHLIEVKLEGHGLPADLPRHLVPPSKRRQKGSAE